One genomic segment of Arthrobacter sp. Marseille-P9274 includes these proteins:
- a CDS encoding CoA-acylating methylmalonate-semialdehyde dehydrogenase: MSTTITHFINGAETVGSGDRTQPVYNPATGEATGELRLANRADIDDVVAAAKAASETWAETSLTKRVSVLFKFRELLAENVQELAKVVTSEHGKVVSDAAGEVGRGLEVVEYACGAAQSLKGEYSDQVSGGIDVFSFRQPLGVVAGITPFNFPVMVPLWMSPVAIVTGNAFILKPSERDPSASLFLARLWKEAGLPDGVFNVLQGDKEAVDGLLTHPDVDGISFVGSTPIARYVYETGTQHGKRVQALGGAKNHAVVMPDADMELAADHINAAAFGSAGQRCMAISVAVAVGDAAEGLVAKLKERAEAVKVANGMEPDADMGPVITPQSKARLQKIVGEAQEDGAALVVDGRDLVVKDHENGFFVGPTVIDHVRREMSAYREEIFGPVLAVVRVASIDEALEIINSNPYGNGTAIFTSSGAYARAFTRGVKVGMVGVNIPLPVPVAWHSFGGWKDSLFGDHHIYGPDGIRFYTRGKVVTQRWPEPKQASGASFAFPSN, encoded by the coding sequence ATGAGCACGACCATCACCCACTTCATCAACGGTGCGGAAACCGTCGGGTCGGGGGACCGGACCCAGCCGGTCTACAACCCGGCCACCGGCGAGGCCACCGGCGAGCTGCGGCTGGCCAACCGCGCGGACATCGACGACGTCGTCGCCGCCGCCAAGGCCGCCTCCGAGACCTGGGCCGAGACCTCGCTGACCAAGCGGGTCTCGGTGCTGTTCAAGTTCCGCGAACTACTGGCGGAGAACGTGCAGGAACTGGCGAAGGTCGTCACCAGCGAGCACGGCAAGGTGGTTTCCGACGCCGCCGGCGAAGTGGGCCGCGGGCTCGAGGTCGTCGAGTACGCCTGCGGCGCGGCGCAGTCCCTGAAGGGCGAGTACTCGGACCAGGTCTCCGGCGGGATCGACGTGTTCTCCTTCCGCCAGCCGCTCGGTGTGGTCGCCGGCATCACCCCGTTCAACTTCCCGGTCATGGTGCCGCTGTGGATGTCCCCGGTGGCGATCGTGACCGGCAACGCCTTCATCCTCAAGCCCTCGGAACGGGACCCCTCGGCGAGCCTGTTCCTGGCCCGGCTGTGGAAGGAAGCCGGCCTGCCGGACGGCGTGTTCAACGTCCTGCAGGGCGACAAGGAAGCCGTGGACGGCCTGCTGACCCACCCGGACGTGGACGGCATCTCCTTCGTCGGCTCCACCCCGATCGCCCGGTACGTCTACGAGACCGGCACCCAGCACGGCAAGCGGGTGCAGGCGCTCGGCGGGGCGAAGAACCACGCCGTCGTGATGCCGGACGCCGACATGGAGCTGGCCGCGGACCACATCAACGCCGCCGCCTTCGGCTCCGCCGGCCAGCGCTGCATGGCCATCTCGGTCGCCGTGGCCGTGGGCGACGCCGCGGAGGGCCTGGTCGCCAAGCTCAAGGAACGCGCCGAAGCGGTCAAGGTCGCCAACGGCATGGAGCCGGACGCCGACATGGGCCCGGTCATCACGCCGCAGTCCAAGGCCCGGCTGCAGAAGATCGTCGGCGAGGCCCAGGAGGACGGCGCCGCGCTGGTCGTCGACGGACGGGACCTGGTGGTCAAGGACCACGAGAACGGCTTCTTCGTCGGCCCGACGGTGATCGACCACGTCCGCCGCGAGATGAGCGCCTACCGCGAGGAGATCTTCGGCCCGGTGCTCGCCGTGGTGCGGGTGGCCAGCATCGACGAGGCGCTGGAGATCATCAACTCGAACCCGTACGGCAACGGCACCGCCATCTTCACCTCGTCCGGCGCGTACGCCCGCGCGTTCACCCGCGGCGTCAAAGTCGGCATGGTCGGCGTGAACATTCCGCTGCCGGTACCGGTGGCCTGGCACTCCTTCGGCGGCTGGAAGGACTCGCTGTTCGGCGACCACCACATCTACGGCCCCGACGGCATCCGCTTCTACACCCGCGGCAAGGTCGTCACCCAGCGCTGGCCCGAACCGAAGCAGGCGTCCGGGGCGTCCTTCGCCTTCCCGTCCAACTGA
- the iolD gene encoding 3D-(3,5/4)-trihydroxycyclohexane-1,2-dione acylhydrolase (decyclizing), which yields MTVAQAVVEFLGRQYLVDSVGGEDYRGRLIPGMFGIFGHGNVAGVGQALKQWQVKDPALMPYYQGRNEQAQSHQAVGYARHNRRRATFAVSTSIGPGSSNLLTGAALATANRLPVLLLPSDTFATRAADPVLQQLERPEAYDITVNDAFRPLSKYFDRVNRPEQLFSALHHGLRVLTDPAETGAVTISLPQDVQAEVFDVPEEFLAERDWRIRRPEPEEQDIRRAVEMIRSARRPLIIAGGGVLYAFANEQLAELAELTGIPVAYTQAGVGVLPWDAPYCLGAIGSTGTTAANAVAREADLIIGVGTRYEDFTTASRTAFQNPDVKFVNINVAPIDAYKHGTSLPIVADARKALAKLASGLSGYRVGADLAQLAAAEKDRWDRTVDEAFDTRHTPLPSQNEIIGAVNRAMDERDVVICAAGSLPGDLHKMWRVRDPFGYHVEYAYSCMGYEIPGGLGVKRAAVDEADRAAEGSAEARPRDVVVMVGDGSYLMMHTELVTAVAEGLKLVTVLIQNHGYASIGALSESLGSQRFGTKYRTLDRKHHTFDDGEKLPIDLAANAESLGVRVIRVEPGEHVIADLEAAVAKAKAEPEGSGPVLIHIESDPLLDAPDSESWWDVPVSGASELESTQHAYRTYTDHKSRQKPLLG from the coding sequence ATGACCGTCGCCCAGGCGGTCGTAGAGTTCCTGGGCAGGCAGTACCTGGTGGACAGCGTCGGCGGGGAGGACTACCGCGGGCGGTTGATTCCCGGCATGTTCGGCATTTTCGGCCACGGCAACGTCGCCGGCGTGGGCCAGGCGCTGAAGCAGTGGCAGGTCAAGGACCCCGCGCTGATGCCCTACTACCAGGGCCGGAACGAGCAGGCGCAGTCGCACCAGGCGGTCGGTTATGCCCGGCACAACCGCCGCCGCGCCACGTTCGCGGTCTCCACCTCGATCGGCCCGGGCTCGTCCAATCTGCTCACGGGCGCGGCGCTGGCCACGGCCAACCGCCTGCCGGTCCTGCTGCTGCCCTCGGACACCTTCGCCACCCGGGCCGCGGATCCGGTGCTGCAGCAGCTGGAGCGGCCCGAGGCCTACGACATCACGGTCAACGACGCCTTCCGCCCCTTGTCCAAGTACTTCGACCGGGTCAACCGTCCCGAGCAGCTGTTCTCCGCCCTGCACCACGGTTTGCGCGTGCTGACCGACCCGGCGGAGACCGGCGCCGTGACCATCTCGCTGCCGCAGGACGTGCAGGCCGAGGTCTTCGATGTGCCGGAGGAGTTCCTCGCCGAGCGGGACTGGCGGATCCGCCGCCCCGAGCCCGAGGAGCAGGACATCCGCCGCGCGGTGGAGATGATCCGCTCGGCCAGGCGCCCGCTGATCATCGCCGGCGGCGGCGTCCTCTACGCCTTCGCCAACGAGCAGTTGGCCGAGCTCGCCGAACTGACCGGCATCCCCGTGGCGTACACCCAGGCGGGCGTGGGCGTCCTGCCGTGGGACGCGCCTTACTGCCTCGGGGCCATTGGTTCCACGGGAACGACGGCGGCGAACGCCGTCGCACGCGAAGCGGACCTGATTATCGGGGTCGGGACGCGCTACGAGGACTTCACGACGGCGTCCCGCACCGCCTTCCAGAACCCGGACGTCAAATTCGTCAACATCAACGTCGCCCCGATCGACGCCTACAAGCACGGCACCAGCCTGCCGATCGTCGCCGACGCCCGGAAGGCGCTGGCGAAGCTGGCCTCGGGACTCTCGGGCTACCGCGTCGGCGCCGACCTGGCGCAGCTCGCGGCGGCGGAGAAGGACCGCTGGGACCGGACCGTGGACGAGGCCTTCGACACCCGGCACACGCCGCTGCCGAGCCAGAACGAGATCATCGGCGCGGTGAACCGCGCGATGGACGAACGCGACGTCGTCATCTGCGCCGCCGGCTCGCTGCCCGGCGACCTGCACAAGATGTGGCGGGTCCGGGACCCGTTCGGCTACCACGTGGAGTACGCCTACTCCTGCATGGGCTACGAGATTCCCGGGGGACTGGGCGTCAAGCGGGCGGCCGTCGACGAGGCGGACCGCGCAGCCGAAGGCTCCGCCGAAGCCCGGCCGCGCGACGTCGTCGTTATGGTCGGGGACGGCTCCTACCTGATGATGCACACCGAGCTGGTCACCGCCGTGGCCGAGGGCCTCAAGCTGGTCACGGTGCTCATCCAGAACCACGGGTACGCCTCCATCGGGGCGCTCTCCGAATCGCTCGGCTCGCAGCGCTTCGGCACGAAGTACCGGACCCTGGACCGCAAGCACCACACCTTCGACGACGGCGAGAAGCTTCCGATCGACCTCGCCGCCAACGCCGAATCGCTGGGGGTGCGGGTCATCCGCGTGGAGCCCGGCGAGCACGTCATCGCCGACCTGGAGGCGGCCGTGGCCAAGGCGAAGGCCGAACCCGAGGGCAGCGGCCCTGTGCTCATCCATATCGAGTCCGATCCGCTGCTCGACGCGCCGGATTCCGAGTCCTGGTGGGACGTGCCGGTCTCCGGCGCCTCCGAGCTCGAGTCCACGCAGCACGCCTACCGCACCTACACCGACCACAAGTCCCGGCAGAAGCCGCTGCTCGGCTAG
- a CDS encoding deoxyribose-phosphate aldolase: MSRFDDNPRRYEHLSRIRLEDPDAVSRAAAVRRPHPGLKLGEQNFIVAADHPARGALAVGDNKTAMADRRDLLDRLQAALSNPAVDGVLASPDIMDDLLLLGALEGKLLFGSMNRGGLSGFVNEMDDRFTGHTAEALEALGANGGKMLTRICLGDPATVATLESTAKAIDSLAERRLVAMVEPFISVWDNGRVRNDLSADAVIKSVAIASGLGSTSAYTWMKLPVVGEMERVMAATTLPTVLLGGDPSGSPEEVFASWGAALKLPGVQGLTVGRALLYPKEGTVEEAVAAAASLLNAHTGQEIAS; the protein is encoded by the coding sequence ATGAGCCGCTTCGACGACAACCCGCGCCGCTACGAACACTTGTCCCGGATCCGGCTCGAGGACCCGGACGCGGTCTCCCGTGCCGCCGCGGTCCGCCGGCCCCACCCCGGCCTGAAGCTCGGCGAGCAGAACTTCATCGTCGCAGCCGACCATCCCGCCCGCGGCGCGCTCGCCGTCGGGGACAATAAAACGGCGATGGCGGACCGGCGCGACCTGCTCGACCGGCTGCAGGCCGCCCTGTCGAACCCCGCCGTGGACGGCGTGCTGGCCAGCCCCGACATCATGGACGATCTGCTGCTGCTGGGTGCCCTGGAGGGCAAGCTCCTCTTCGGCTCGATGAACCGCGGCGGTCTGTCCGGCTTCGTCAACGAGATGGATGACCGGTTCACCGGCCACACCGCCGAGGCATTGGAGGCGCTCGGCGCCAACGGCGGCAAGATGCTCACCCGCATCTGCCTGGGCGACCCGGCGACGGTGGCCACGCTCGAATCGACGGCGAAGGCGATCGACAGCCTGGCCGAGCGCCGGCTGGTTGCCATGGTGGAGCCGTTCATCTCCGTGTGGGACAACGGCCGCGTGCGCAACGACCTCAGCGCCGACGCCGTCATCAAGTCCGTCGCCATCGCCTCCGGCCTCGGGTCCACCAGCGCCTACACCTGGATGAAGCTGCCGGTGGTGGGGGAGATGGAACGCGTCATGGCCGCCACCACGCTGCCCACCGTGCTCCTGGGCGGAGACCCGTCCGGCTCGCCGGAAGAAGTCTTCGCCAGCTGGGGCGCCGCCCTCAAGCTGCCCGGCGTCCAGGGCCTGACGGTCGGACGGGCCCTGCTCTACCCGAAGGAGGGGACGGTCGAGGAGGCCGTCGCCGCCGCCGCTTCTTTGCTGAACGCACACACCGGACAGGAGATCGCCAGCTGA
- the iolC gene encoding 5-dehydro-2-deoxygluconokinase, translating to MAHDLLTMGRISVDIYPNDIGVGLADVNSFGKYLGGSPSNVAVAAARHGRRSAVITRTGEDPFGEYLHRELRKFGVDDGFVTAVPGLQTPATFCAILPPDDFPLYFYGRFPTAPDLQIAAGELDRAAIRDAGIFWSTVTGLSQEPSRSAHLAAHEARPREGLRPGQYTVLDLDYRPMFWASEEEAREQVSVILPHVTVAIGNDKECAVAVGEGTPDEQADRLLEAGVEIAVVKLGPDGVMAKTRTERVVSAPVPVETLNGLGAGDAFGGAFCHGLLAGWPLAAVLDYANASGALVASRLSCADAMPTPEEVHALLAERGRALPGTVEAVR from the coding sequence GTGGCTCACGACTTGCTTACCATGGGACGGATCAGCGTCGACATCTATCCGAATGACATCGGGGTCGGGCTGGCGGATGTCAACAGCTTCGGCAAATACCTGGGCGGTTCGCCCTCCAACGTCGCCGTCGCGGCCGCCCGGCATGGTCGGCGGTCGGCGGTCATCACCCGCACCGGCGAGGATCCGTTCGGGGAGTACCTGCACCGTGAACTGCGGAAGTTCGGGGTGGACGACGGCTTCGTGACGGCGGTGCCGGGACTGCAGACCCCCGCGACGTTCTGCGCCATCCTCCCGCCGGACGATTTCCCGCTCTATTTCTACGGTCGTTTTCCGACGGCGCCCGACCTGCAGATCGCCGCCGGCGAGCTGGACCGGGCGGCCATCCGCGACGCCGGGATCTTTTGGTCGACGGTGACCGGCCTCAGCCAGGAGCCGAGCCGCTCGGCTCACCTGGCGGCGCATGAGGCGCGGCCGCGCGAAGGTCTCCGTCCGGGGCAGTACACGGTGCTGGACCTCGACTACCGGCCGATGTTCTGGGCGTCCGAAGAGGAAGCCCGGGAACAGGTTTCGGTGATCCTGCCGCACGTCACCGTCGCTATCGGCAATGACAAGGAATGCGCGGTCGCCGTCGGCGAGGGGACTCCGGATGAACAGGCGGACCGCCTGCTGGAGGCAGGAGTGGAAATCGCCGTCGTGAAGCTGGGGCCCGACGGCGTCATGGCCAAGACCCGCACCGAGCGGGTGGTCTCCGCCCCGGTCCCCGTGGAGACCCTCAACGGGCTCGGCGCCGGGGACGCCTTCGGCGGAGCCTTCTGCCACGGACTGCTGGCCGGCTGGCCGCTGGCCGCCGTACTCGACTACGCCAACGCCTCCGGAGCGCTGGTGGCATCGCGGCTTTCGTGCGCGGATGCAATGCCGACGCCGGAAGAAGTCCACGCGCTGTTGGCCGAACGCGGCCGCGCCCTGCCCGGAACCGTGGAGGCCGTCCGATGA
- a CDS encoding ROK family glucokinase produces the protein MRLPVRLARRGLAIGIDIGGTKVAAGVVDGEGRILAELYRDTPGHDPREVEQVIVSLVRDLSAEFKVLSVGIGAAGWMDRSGSTVLFSPHLAWRNEPVRMNLEKLLHRRVAVSNDADAAAWAEFRFGAGVGQDRLVCITLGTGIGGGIVIDGRIERGNWGVAGEFGHQIIVPQGHRCECGNRGCWEQYASGNAVGREARELAAANSPVAQEWLRAAGGDPDRITGAIVTALAREGDTASINLLEDIGEWLGLGLANLAAALDPGMFVIGGGLSEAGDLLLGPARSAFNRNLTGRGFRPAAPIERAALGSKAGLIGAADLSRVTAWR, from the coding sequence GTGCGGCTGCCGGTCCGGCTCGCCCGTCGCGGGCTGGCCATCGGCATCGACATCGGCGGCACCAAGGTTGCCGCGGGCGTAGTCGACGGCGAGGGGCGGATCCTGGCCGAGCTGTACCGGGACACCCCGGGGCACGACCCGCGCGAGGTGGAACAGGTCATCGTCTCGCTGGTGCGGGATCTCTCGGCTGAATTCAAGGTCCTCTCCGTCGGCATCGGCGCCGCGGGCTGGATGGACCGCAGCGGCAGCACCGTCCTCTTCAGCCCCCACCTCGCGTGGCGCAACGAGCCGGTGCGGATGAACCTCGAGAAGCTCCTCCACCGGCGCGTGGCGGTGTCCAACGACGCCGACGCGGCCGCCTGGGCGGAGTTCCGCTTCGGCGCGGGCGTGGGACAGGACCGGCTCGTCTGCATCACCCTCGGCACGGGCATCGGCGGCGGCATCGTCATCGACGGGCGGATCGAACGCGGCAACTGGGGCGTGGCCGGCGAGTTCGGCCACCAGATCATCGTGCCCCAGGGCCACCGCTGCGAATGCGGCAACCGGGGCTGCTGGGAGCAGTACGCCTCGGGCAACGCCGTCGGCCGGGAAGCGCGCGAACTCGCCGCGGCCAATTCTCCCGTCGCCCAGGAATGGCTGCGTGCCGCCGGCGGAGACCCGGACCGGATCACCGGAGCCATCGTCACCGCCCTTGCCCGCGAGGGCGACACCGCCAGCATCAACCTGCTCGAGGACATCGGCGAGTGGCTCGGCCTCGGCCTGGCCAACCTCGCGGCGGCTCTGGATCCCGGGATGTTCGTGATCGGCGGAGGGCTGTCCGAAGCCGGCGACCTCCTGCTCGGTCCCGCCCGCAGCGCCTTCAACCGCAACCTCACCGGGCGGGGCTTTCGGCCCGCCGCGCCGATTGAGCGGGCCGCCCTGGGCTCGAAGGCCGGCCTCATCGGCGCGGCCGATCTGTCCCGCGTGACCGCCTGGCGCTGA
- a CDS encoding ZIP family metal transporter, producing MPMWLQALLWGTLAGSALVLGAAISWRWRIHAKTVSTIMAFGAGVLISALAFELVDEAESNGGLAATVAGFLVGAGIFVAANFALARRGAKHRKRSGSQQPSEQESPGSGTAIAVGALLDGIPESLVLGLGLISAGTVSPAMLAAVFISNVPEGLSSSAGMKKAGRTAGYVFTVWGSIAILSGVAACLGFLALDQAPAELVAFITALAAGAILAMLADTMIPEAFEEHHLLTGLTASVGFVTAFAIHIAGG from the coding sequence ATGCCCATGTGGCTGCAGGCCCTGCTCTGGGGCACCCTCGCCGGCTCCGCCCTGGTCCTCGGCGCGGCCATCTCCTGGCGCTGGCGCATCCACGCCAAGACCGTCTCGACCATCATGGCCTTCGGCGCCGGCGTCCTGATTTCCGCACTGGCCTTCGAGCTGGTCGACGAGGCCGAGAGCAACGGCGGCCTCGCGGCCACCGTCGCCGGTTTCCTCGTGGGGGCCGGCATCTTCGTCGCCGCCAACTTCGCACTCGCCCGCCGCGGGGCGAAGCACCGCAAGCGTTCCGGCTCCCAGCAGCCCAGCGAACAGGAGTCCCCGGGCAGCGGGACGGCGATCGCCGTCGGCGCCCTGCTCGACGGCATTCCCGAATCCCTCGTCCTCGGCCTGGGCCTGATCAGCGCCGGTACCGTCAGCCCGGCCATGCTGGCCGCCGTCTTCATCTCCAACGTCCCCGAGGGCCTCTCCAGCTCAGCCGGCATGAAGAAGGCCGGCCGCACTGCCGGCTACGTCTTCACCGTCTGGGGATCCATCGCCATCCTCAGCGGCGTCGCCGCCTGCCTCGGCTTCCTCGCTCTGGACCAGGCCCCGGCGGAACTCGTCGCCTTCATCACCGCGCTGGCGGCCGGCGCGATCCTCGCCATGCTGGCCGACACCATGATCCCGGAGGCGTTCGAGGAGCACCATCTGCTCACGGGCCTCACCGCGTCCGTCGGATTCGTGACGGCGTTCGCGATCCACATCGCCGGCGGCTGA
- a CDS encoding HNH endonuclease signature motif containing protein, with the protein MAIAPLEATQEATGFLASVRDELQEFAAIFRQEAGLQHPEVLADCVGLFEDLSRTVEQLQVAGAHSVEQQGVATMTGRDPGAPESKSEFRDAADYLRARLRISRSEARRRIRVGAATMPRTLITGGETPPKYEHLAAGLAESDIGGTAATLIHDTLERIRPAAAPDDLAAMEHQLTRQATETDPDTLRIIARSWEAAIDPDGQEPSDEQLAARQGVFLKGKRRGLHRFEIAATDEQYEHLIQYEHLITAMNTHTNPRLQTTFGESRAAGGTAAAAAGRLTTGDGEAGTGQDGTGHDGGGAEGGGAEGGRPNPGWPAPTRPQLLLEGLVGSCRIALSTDRLPASGGHRPQVMVTIDYQDLMNATAAGTAGQAVFGGLITPRTVRKMACDADLIPIVFGGKGEVLDIGRAQRLFTPAQRRALVARDKGCAFPGCTMPAHWTEAHHIRYWKKHKGRTSVANGVLLCSFHHHLIHAGDWIIESIDGIPWFIPPAYTDPSQVPRRNHYRYPPNLKRANQLTS; encoded by the coding sequence ATGGCGATCGCACCCCTCGAAGCGACTCAGGAAGCCACCGGCTTCCTCGCTTCGGTGCGCGACGAACTGCAGGAATTCGCCGCGATTTTCCGGCAGGAGGCCGGCCTTCAACATCCTGAGGTGCTGGCGGACTGCGTGGGCCTGTTCGAGGACCTCTCCCGGACGGTGGAGCAGCTCCAGGTCGCCGGGGCGCATTCCGTCGAGCAGCAGGGCGTGGCCACGATGACGGGCCGGGACCCGGGCGCCCCGGAGTCGAAGTCAGAGTTCCGGGACGCCGCGGACTACCTCCGGGCCCGGCTGCGGATCAGCCGGAGCGAGGCCCGGCGCCGGATCCGCGTCGGTGCCGCCACCATGCCGCGAACCCTGATCACCGGCGGCGAAACGCCGCCGAAATACGAACACCTGGCAGCCGGACTGGCAGAGTCCGACATTGGCGGCACGGCTGCCACTCTCATCCACGACACCCTCGAACGCATCCGCCCAGCAGCGGCCCCGGATGACCTGGCCGCCATGGAACACCAGCTCACCCGGCAGGCCACCGAAACCGACCCCGACACGCTGCGCATCATCGCCCGCAGCTGGGAAGCGGCCATCGACCCGGACGGGCAGGAACCCAGCGACGAACAACTCGCCGCCCGGCAGGGCGTCTTCCTCAAAGGCAAACGCCGCGGCCTGCACCGCTTCGAAATTGCCGCGACCGACGAACAATACGAACACCTCATCCAATACGAACACCTCATCACCGCCATGAACACCCACACCAACCCCCGCCTGCAGACCACCTTCGGCGAGTCTCGCGCCGCCGGCGGAACGGCAGCCGCGGCTGCCGGCCGCCTCACCACCGGGGACGGCGAAGCCGGCACCGGGCAAGACGGCACCGGGCACGACGGCGGCGGGGCCGAGGGTGGCGGGGCCGAGGGTGGGCGGCCAAATCCCGGCTGGCCGGCACCCACCCGGCCGCAACTGCTGCTCGAAGGCCTGGTCGGCTCCTGCCGGATCGCCCTGTCCACGGACAGGCTTCCCGCCAGCGGGGGCCACCGGCCGCAGGTCATGGTCACCATCGACTACCAGGACCTCATGAACGCCACCGCAGCCGGGACCGCGGGCCAGGCCGTGTTCGGCGGACTCATCACACCCCGCACCGTGCGCAAAATGGCCTGCGACGCCGACCTCATACCCATCGTGTTCGGCGGCAAAGGCGAAGTCCTCGACATCGGACGCGCCCAGCGGCTCTTCACTCCGGCCCAGCGCCGCGCCCTCGTTGCCCGGGACAAAGGCTGCGCCTTCCCCGGCTGCACCATGCCCGCGCACTGGACCGAAGCACACCACATCCGCTACTGGAAGAAACACAAAGGCCGCACCTCCGTTGCCAACGGCGTGCTCCTCTGCTCCTTCCACCACCACCTCATCCACGCCGGAGACTGGATCATCGAATCGATAGACGGGATACCGTGGTTCATCCCGCCCGCCTACACGGACCCGTCCCAAGTCCCACGACGCAACCACTACCGGTACCCGCCCAACCTCAAACGCGCCAACCAGCTGACCAGCTGA
- a CDS encoding FAD-dependent monooxygenase: MKAIVVGAGIAGLVTARQLGLAGWEVELVEKADGPRRDGYMMDFFGPGLEASERIGLYPRLARMAYPVEAAEYVDAKERVKARLDYDQFARLAGGKVLSLLRPDMERAALAALDDVPAGRVRLRYGTRVTGVSMDGDGVRIDADGPTARLPAADVVIGADGIHSAVRARIFGPETEYLRPLGMRAAAFIVPEAELNARFSGRFILTDSLGRTAGFYSLRTDEVAAFLVYRDPPAGAGRDAATSPRDRLRSEFSGLGTAVDRLLNLCPADPYDDVVAQIVMPRWWKGRAVLVGDACGAVSLLAGQGGSLAIAAGALLGDVLGKAASADGIAPALAEFEREWQPVVAQAQASGRRAASSFLPANRSQRLLRRWVIRATKLPGIDRLVARQLLRSIAK; encoded by the coding sequence ATGAAGGCGATCGTCGTGGGCGCCGGCATCGCCGGCCTCGTCACCGCCCGCCAGCTCGGCCTTGCCGGCTGGGAGGTCGAGCTGGTGGAAAAGGCCGACGGGCCCCGCCGGGACGGCTACATGATGGACTTCTTCGGGCCCGGATTGGAGGCTTCCGAGCGGATCGGCCTGTATCCGCGATTAGCCCGGATGGCCTACCCTGTGGAGGCCGCCGAGTACGTTGACGCCAAGGAGCGGGTCAAGGCCCGCCTCGACTACGACCAATTCGCCCGGCTCGCGGGCGGCAAGGTCCTCAGCCTCCTGCGCCCGGACATGGAACGCGCTGCTCTGGCCGCCCTCGACGACGTTCCCGCCGGCCGCGTCCGCCTCCGCTACGGAACCCGTGTCACAGGGGTGTCGATGGATGGCGACGGGGTGCGGATCGATGCGGACGGCCCCACGGCCCGGCTGCCCGCAGCTGACGTTGTCATCGGCGCCGACGGGATCCACTCCGCGGTCCGCGCCCGGATCTTTGGTCCCGAGACGGAGTACCTGCGCCCGCTGGGAATGCGGGCCGCCGCCTTCATCGTGCCCGAGGCCGAGCTGAATGCCCGCTTCAGTGGCCGGTTCATCCTCACTGACAGTCTCGGCCGGACCGCGGGGTTCTACAGCCTCCGCACCGACGAGGTCGCGGCGTTCCTCGTGTACCGCGACCCGCCTGCCGGCGCCGGCCGGGACGCTGCGACCTCTCCGCGGGACAGGCTGCGCAGCGAGTTCTCCGGTCTCGGCACCGCGGTCGACCGGCTGCTAAACCTCTGCCCCGCCGACCCGTATGACGACGTCGTGGCGCAGATCGTGATGCCACGCTGGTGGAAGGGGCGGGCGGTGCTCGTCGGCGACGCGTGCGGTGCAGTCTCCCTCCTGGCCGGGCAGGGCGGTTCGCTGGCCATAGCGGCCGGCGCGCTGCTAGGCGATGTCCTAGGGAAAGCCGCCTCGGCCGATGGGATCGCGCCGGCCCTTGCGGAGTTCGAACGGGAATGGCAGCCGGTCGTGGCGCAGGCCCAGGCGTCCGGCAGGCGGGCAGCGTCGTCGTTCCTTCCCGCGAACCGGAGTCAGCGCCTGCTGCGGCGCTGGGTCATCCGCGCCACGAAGCTGCCGGGAATCGACCGTCTCGTGGCCCGGCAGCTCCTGCGGAGCATCGCGAAGTGA